A window from Salvia miltiorrhiza cultivar Shanhuang (shh) chromosome 2, IMPLAD_Smil_shh, whole genome shotgun sequence encodes these proteins:
- the LOC131012000 gene encoding laccase-14-like, which yields MLSTAKLFFLCFLGIILLGGVTPSHAATRRYRFVLGNSNHSRMCTNKTMLTINGQFPGPTIYARRGDLVIVDVINSADHNITIHWHGVKMPRYPWADGPEFVTQCPISPGTSFRQRVVLSDEEGTLWWHAHSEWYRNSVYGAFIILPPRTETYPFAKPHAEVPILLGDWFHGDVQEIMETFLATGGDPEVSDGFLINGQPGDLYPCSSQDTFKLRVEPGKTYMIRLVNAVMNNIMFFRIANHNVTVVATDAAYTKPLRSDYVAISPGQTIDLLFVANQPPSRYYMAARVYSSGGDFDNTTTTGIIEYVGNYTPPATPALPSFPPFNSTAASHNFTSQLRSLANAKYPIDVPRNMSDILFFTLSINLRPCPNDSCAGPFAERLMASINNITLQLPKTDFLQAYYRRLSGVYTTDFPDNPGFVFNYTQTTIPRDLARPQNGTAVNILDFNATVELVFQGTNLAGGIDHPMHLHGYSFYVVGSGFGNFNRTRDPPNYNLVDPPLMETIAVPENGWTAIRFKANNPGVWFMHCHFERHVSWGMGMVFIVRDGPGANEKMLPPPPDMPRC from the exons ATGTTGTCGACTGCAAAGCTTTTCTTCCTCTGTTTCTTAGGTATCATTCTGCTCGGAGGCGTAACGCCGAGCCATGCCGCAACTCGTCGCTATCGGTTTGTG CTGGGGAATTCTAATCACTCTAGGATGTGTACCAACAAGACAATGCTGACGATAAATGGGCAGTTCCCGGGCCCAACCATATATGCTAGAAGAGGAGATCTCGTCATAGTCGATGTTATCAACAGTGCAGACCATAATATAACCATCCACTG GCATGGAGTGAAAATGCCGCGATATCCATGGGCAGACGGCCCCGAGTTCGTGACACAGTGCCCCATCAGCCCCGGCACGAGCTTCAGGCAACGGGTCGTCCTCTCCGACGAGGAAGGCACTCTGTGGTGGCACGCTCACAGCGAGTGGTATCGGAATTCTGTCTACGGCGCCTTCATTATTCTGCCGCCCAGGACAGAGACATATCCTTTCGCTAAGCCTCATGCTGAAGTTCCCATCTTACTAG GAGACTGGTTTCATGGCGACGTGCAGGAAATCATGGAGACATTCCTCGCCACCGGCGGCGATCCAGAAGTTTCCGATGGTTTCCTCATCAACGGCCAACCTGGCGACTTGTATCCATGCTCAAGCCAAG ACACATTCAAGCTGAGGGTGGAGCCGGGAAAAACCTATATGATCAGACTAGTAAACGCGGTGATGAACAACATCATGTTCTTCAGGATCGCCAACCACAATGTGACCGTGGTGGCCACCGACGCCGCCTACACGAAACCCCTGCGCTCCGACTACGTCGCCATCTCCCCGGGGCAGACCATCGACCTCCTCTTCGTGGCCAACCAGCCCCCCAGCCGCTACTACATGGCCGCCAGAGTCTACTCCAGCGGCGGCGACTTCGACaacaccaccaccaccggcATCATCGAGTACGTGGGAAACTACACCCCTCCGGCCACGCCGGCCCTCCCGTCCTTCCCGCCGTTCAACAGCACGGCCGCGTCCCACAACTTCACCTCCCAATTAAGAAGCCTGGCCAACGCAAAATACCCCATCGACGTCCCCAGAAATATGTCGGACATCCTGTTCTTCACCCTCTCCATCAATCTCCGGCCCTGCCCCAACGATTCCTGCGCGGGGCCCTTCGCGGAGCGGCTGATGGCGAGCATCAACAACATAACGCTGCAGCTGCCCAAGACCGACTTCCTTCAGGCCTACTACCGGCGACTCAGCGGCGTCTACACGACGGATTTCCCCGATAACCCGGGCTTCGTCTTCAACTACACCCAAACAACAATACCCAGGGATCTGGCAAGGCCGCAGAACGGGACGGCGGTCAACATTCTCGACTTCAATGCCACGGTGGAGCTCGTCTTCCAAGGGACCAACCTCGCCGGAGGGATTGACCACCCCATGCATTTGCACGGCTACAGCTTCTACGTCGTCGGATCCGGCTTCGGGAACTTCAACCGGACCCGGGACCCGCCCAATTATAACCTCGTCGACCCGCCGTTGATGGAGACCATCGCCGTGCCGGAAAATGGATGGACGGCGATTAGGTTTAAGGCTAACAATCCAG GAGTGTGGTTCATGCACTGCCATTTCGAGCGTCACGTGAGCTGGGGAATGGGGATGGTGTTTATCGTTAGGGACGGGCCAGGCGCCAACGAGAAGAtgctgccgccgccaccggatATGCCTCGctgttaa